One part of the Ornithodoros turicata isolate Travis chromosome 2, ASM3712646v1, whole genome shotgun sequence genome encodes these proteins:
- the LOC135383946 gene encoding amiloride-sensitive sodium channel subunit alpha-like — protein sequence MFMINETKLCELYPSMCTVQQQTIADGVFHLQFDPVMRHKVALDPKDIFRCTMKSTVPVCSSFNCLDVTRRSYFRPPSSMCYTMDANHWAGESHRFKKCNMPWTWDLTIRADWRPDKVMQLQNSEKLPLVVHRSETCPPDRLSSIAIKPGLSYTVSVAQQTVRRLPPPYASKCTDYKSMGIKEEFTGYLTQDLCVQECLIHVEKQTCGCIRSTHEFAANFPVPTCNHQAHVVCDKQVTNATLQKCLKKCGPPCEETSYDVRLTSLGEERKHKDRIAFGVSVKFSSDSQKIFEYQPKLTVIEAFGYMGGYIGMWLGLSLYSLITDGEKWMRNFFLRRAAKAKEGKKMAVKESLMKTVFPSRIIPVTSVDKRTTGASEPAAVHRRF from the exons ATGTTCAT GATCAACGAGACAAAGCTTTGTGAGCTTTACCCAAGTATGTGCACTGTTCAACAACAG ACTATCGCCGATGGGGTTTTCCATCTTCAATTTGATCCAGTGATGCGACACAAAGTTGCTTTGGATCCTAAGGATATATTCCGGTGTACCATGAAATCTACCGTGCCAGTTTGTTCTTCATTTAACTGTCTAGACGT AACAAGGAGGAGTTATTTCCGGCCGCCATCGTCCATGTGCTACACCATGGACGCTAACCATTGGGCAGGCGAGAGTCATCGCTTCAAGAAATGCAACATGCCCTGGACTTGGG ATCTCACCATACGAGCAGACTGGAGGCCAGACAAGGTCATGCAACTGCAGAACTCGGAGAAGTTGCCATTGGTCGTGCACAGATCCGAAACATGCCCACCAGACAGACTCTCGTCAATAGCCATAAAACCAGGACTAAGTTACACAGTGTCTGTGGCACAA CAAACTGTGAGACGACTGCCGCCGCCGTACGCCTCGAAATGTACAGACTACAAGTCAATGGGCATAAAAGAAGAGTTCACTGGTTACCTAACACAAGAT ttGTGTGTCCAGGAATGCTTAATTCACGTAGAAAAGCAGACATGTGGTTGTATCAGGTCAACCCACGAATTTGCGGCCAACTTTCCGGTACCTACTTGCAACCACCAAGCACATG TGGTATGTGATAAGCAGGTAACCAACGCTACACTTCAAAAGTGTCTGAAAAAGTGCGGACCCCCGTGCGA GGAGACGTCGTATGACGTTCGTTTGACCAGCCTTGGAGAGGAACGG aaacataaAGACAG GATAGCCTTTGGAGTGTCCGTGAAGTTTTCATCAGATTCTCAGAAGATATTCGAGTATCAACCAAAGCTAACG GTAATCGAGGCTTTCGGTTACATGGGCGGCTACATCGGTATGTGGTTGGGCCTGTCCCTCTATTCCCTAATAACGGATGGTGAAAAATGGATGAGGAATTTTTTCCTCAGACGCGCTGCGAAAGCCAAAGAAGGAAA AAAGATGGCCGTGAAGGAAAGCTTGATGAAGACTGTATTTCCATCAAG GATCATCCCCGTCACTTCGGTGGATAAACGAACAACGGGTGCGAGTGAACCGGCTGCAGTTCATCGCCGCTTTTGA